One Candidatus Binatia bacterium DNA window includes the following coding sequences:
- a CDS encoding heparinase II/III family protein: MDSRPLRIHRFLTGVRNAGPAYLAGLAYACCLLTAANARAAWQPAEIDLARPRVLYRAAERDLVRDRLGREPYRSVLADLLARAAMADGIALDDHSIPSARLKARAAKNLAFAYAIDRTIVDGEVTPFPTVGARAAAGGRVRDLLANMYTRCRLAVDPPLGGWDRDINTSEELIQYATAYDTMLGAGYDFGADAARIEDHLVTLAAELYDNYANPGSAKFYTNLHQNNHRSKSGAALVVAGIALAEYVAPIGTDERGIRDPEAWIDYGLDQVDAIMRYVLVTGDGAYAEGPYYFRYAAQNLLPFARAWDRLVGGRTWPVGGIEIPSLWRHPLFTRSLRWAFDMTLPDGSLAPIDDGNPGRSFYFGAAPAAAVDAAALAWRWANAPSRLETEGSVDLAADALVVYDDTTVPAPPVGSPTAFYIEGGNAVLRRDWSSDAVQAVVLGEHDTASEFGRGRDGRGVGPQSHEHAEPGSFILHAFGERLAMDPGYLDFGSRGAVNKPEHHNLILIDGSGPVDYLEASLRFRRQLRRPPADGHATLSETFDTGFLDAVRVTTRYGRPAAGAALVSRRFLMPDHAYLIVADRVAVPGDPPATFTWVLHGNGGGESGGTFAAQPLGGRWTRARARLDAGIAVAPTAPSFATAEGIHEIPGNIRSTHTILHAHATGTALHALQVLFPSRTTGATPPEISSVDISDAAALRVRDPAADRQVLALYRMSQGTVLHLDPDSTGLPALTTDGHLLLADARADGALRLVWAEGASAIRYGSVAVVAESAGVLGIAPDKDRAELVAATADAEAAVSGLPFVPGAADGACGFSLVPETPGTPRAQGVALASPAIEPPEGGVIVRLGRERRVILRAERGNSAPAADPGPDRRVDVGVTVALDGSASCDLDGDALTPRWALVSAPAGSDWTLRGADTWRPSFVVTSAGPYRVRLTVTDAHGSASRPVDVVVVAGPECGDGMDTDLDGWIDTDDPDCSSAGDTSEAPSPLPCPSDCNSDGQVMIEEVIAAVAIAQGEAPPSTCANADTNADGAVTVDELIAAIDRALSGCAAVSRT, encoded by the coding sequence ATGGACAGCCGACCGCTCAGAATCCACAGGTTCCTGACCGGAGTGCGGAACGCCGGTCCGGCATACCTCGCAGGCCTTGCGTATGCGTGCTGCCTGCTGACGGCCGCGAACGCACGCGCCGCGTGGCAGCCGGCGGAAATCGACCTGGCACGGCCCCGGGTTCTTTACCGTGCCGCCGAGCGCGATCTCGTCCGGGACCGCCTCGGACGCGAACCCTACCGCAGCGTTCTTGCGGACCTCCTCGCGCGCGCCGCAATGGCCGACGGCATCGCGCTCGACGATCACAGCATTCCCAGCGCGCGTCTCAAGGCGCGTGCCGCCAAGAACCTCGCCTTCGCCTACGCCATCGACCGCACCATCGTCGACGGCGAGGTTACCCCTTTTCCGACGGTTGGCGCACGCGCGGCCGCGGGTGGGCGCGTGCGCGACCTGCTCGCCAACATGTACACCCGCTGCCGGCTGGCCGTGGATCCGCCCCTCGGAGGCTGGGACCGAGATATCAACACCTCCGAAGAACTGATTCAGTACGCCACCGCATACGACACGATGCTGGGCGCGGGCTACGACTTCGGCGCCGACGCCGCCCGCATCGAAGATCATCTCGTCACTCTGGCCGCCGAGCTGTATGACAATTACGCCAACCCCGGTTCCGCGAAGTTCTATACCAATCTCCACCAGAACAACCATCGCTCCAAGAGTGGTGCGGCCCTCGTGGTCGCCGGTATCGCCCTCGCCGAATACGTCGCCCCCATCGGAACCGACGAGCGCGGCATTCGCGATCCGGAAGCCTGGATCGACTACGGACTCGATCAGGTGGACGCAATCATGCGCTACGTTCTGGTCACCGGCGACGGCGCCTACGCGGAGGGGCCGTATTATTTCCGGTACGCCGCACAGAACCTCTTGCCGTTCGCCCGCGCGTGGGACCGCCTCGTCGGCGGACGTACCTGGCCCGTCGGCGGCATCGAGATCCCGAGCCTCTGGCGCCATCCGCTCTTTACGCGCAGTTTGCGCTGGGCCTTCGACATGACCTTGCCCGACGGTTCGCTCGCTCCCATCGACGACGGCAACCCGGGGCGTTCCTTCTACTTCGGGGCCGCTCCCGCTGCCGCGGTGGACGCTGCCGCCTTGGCCTGGCGCTGGGCCAACGCACCGAGCCGTCTCGAGACCGAGGGAAGCGTCGACCTCGCCGCCGACGCCCTGGTGGTCTACGACGACACGACCGTGCCGGCACCGCCTGTGGGCTCACCGACGGCCTTCTACATCGAGGGCGGCAACGCCGTCTTGCGCCGCGACTGGTCGAGCGACGCCGTGCAGGCCGTGGTGCTCGGCGAGCACGACACGGCGTCCGAGTTCGGCCGCGGCCGCGACGGCCGCGGTGTCGGACCCCAGTCGCACGAGCACGCCGAACCGGGCTCCTTCATCCTGCACGCCTTCGGCGAACGGCTGGCGATGGACCCCGGCTACTTGGATTTCGGCAGCCGCGGGGCCGTGAACAAGCCGGAGCACCATAACCTGATTCTGATCGACGGCTCGGGACCCGTCGACTACCTCGAAGCGTCGTTGCGGTTTCGCCGGCAACTTCGCCGTCCCCCCGCCGACGGCCACGCCACTCTGTCAGAAACGTTCGACACCGGGTTCCTCGATGCGGTCCGCGTCACCACCCGCTACGGCCGGCCGGCGGCCGGCGCCGCGTTGGTCTCCCGTCGCTTCCTGATGCCCGACCACGCCTACCTGATCGTTGCCGACCGCGTCGCCGTGCCGGGCGATCCGCCCGCGACGTTCACCTGGGTGCTCCACGGCAACGGCGGCGGCGAGAGCGGCGGCACCTTCGCGGCACAACCACTCGGCGGCCGCTGGACGCGCGCCCGGGCGCGTCTCGATGCCGGCATCGCCGTGGCGCCGACGGCTCCGAGTTTCGCCACGGCCGAAGGCATCCACGAGATTCCCGGCAACATACGCAGCACGCATACGATCCTGCACGCACACGCGACCGGAACCGCGCTGCACGCCCTTCAGGTTCTGTTTCCCAGCCGCACCACCGGTGCGACGCCCCCGGAGATCTCCTCGGTCGACATCTCCGACGCCGCCGCCCTGCGCGTACGCGACCCGGCAGCGGACAGGCAGGTGCTGGCGCTGTACCGCATGTCGCAGGGAACCGTCCTGCATCTCGACCCCGATTCGACCGGACTCCCGGCGCTCACGACCGACGGCCATCTGCTGCTCGCCGACGCGCGCGCGGACGGCGCCTTGCGTCTCGTCTGGGCAGAGGGAGCCAGCGCGATCCGGTACGGCTCGGTCGCCGTGGTTGCCGAGAGCGCCGGCGTGCTGGGCATCGCCCCGGACAAGGACCGGGCTGAACTGGTCGCCGCTACCGCCGATGCTGAAGCGGCCGTCTCCGGACTGCCCTTTGTCCCGGGGGCCGCCGACGGCGCCTGCGGCTTCAGCCTGGTCCCGGAAACCCCGGGCACGCCGCGGGCACAGGGAGTGGCGCTCGCTTCACCGGCAATCGAGCCACCGGAAGGGGGCGTTATTGTCCGACTCGGCCGCGAGCGCCGTGTCATCCTGCGAGCGGAGCGCGGCAACTCCGCCCCGGCGGCCGATCCCGGTCCCGACCGTCGCGTCGACGTGGGTGTGACGGTCGCGCTCGATGGCTCGGCAAGTTGCGATCTGGACGGCGATGCCCTGACCCCGCGCTGGGCTCTCGTGTCGGCGCCGGCAGGCAGCGACTGGACTCTACGCGGCGCCGACACCTGGAGGCCGTCTTTTGTGGTCACGAGTGCCGGCCCCTATCGTGTCCGGCTCACCGTCACGGATGCACACGGTTCCGCAAGCCGGCCGGTCGACGTGGTCGTCGTGGCTGGCCCCGAGTGCGGGGACGGTATGGACACCGACCTCGACGGCTGGATCGACACCGACGATCCGGATTGCAGCAGTGCGGGGGACACGAGTGAAGCCCCGAGCCCTCTCCCCTGCCCCAGCGACTGCAACAGCGACGGTCAGGTCATGATCGAAGAGGTGATTGCGGCGGTAGCCATTGCTCAGGGCGAGGCGCCGCCGTCGACGTGCGCCAACGCTGACACCAACGCGGACGGCGCTGTAACGGTCGACGAGCTGATCGCCGCCATCGACCGGGCACTGAGCGGGTGCGCGGCAGTATCTCGCACGTAA
- a CDS encoding enoyl-CoA hydratase-related protein, translated as MAFEFITYEKQGRLARITINRPEVRNALHPPANKELSAAFDDFDADPECWVAILTGAGEKAFSAGNDLKYSAEHGMGGEWGKGGFGGITSRFDLFKPVIGAINGLALGGGFEIALCCDILVAVDTATFGLPEPRVGLAALAGGMQRLPRLIPPKIAMGMMLTGKPITAPEAHALGIVNEVVAAADLAAAAERWASAILECSPISVRASKQVALLSEGVPLQEAIGNRSYPLISALFGSEDMMEGVMAFAQKRKPQWKGR; from the coding sequence ATGGCGTTCGAGTTCATCACCTACGAAAAGCAGGGTCGCCTGGCCAGGATCACGATTAACCGTCCCGAGGTGCGCAACGCTCTGCACCCGCCGGCGAACAAGGAACTGTCCGCTGCCTTCGACGATTTCGACGCCGACCCGGAGTGCTGGGTGGCGATCCTCACGGGGGCCGGGGAGAAGGCGTTTTCCGCCGGCAACGACCTCAAGTACTCCGCCGAGCATGGCATGGGCGGCGAGTGGGGTAAGGGCGGCTTCGGCGGCATCACCAGCCGCTTCGATCTTTTCAAACCCGTAATCGGGGCCATCAACGGTCTGGCGCTCGGCGGCGGCTTCGAGATCGCACTGTGCTGCGATATCCTCGTTGCTGTCGACACGGCGACCTTCGGGCTTCCGGAACCGCGGGTCGGGCTTGCTGCCCTGGCCGGCGGTATGCAGCGTCTGCCGCGGCTCATCCCGCCGAAGATCGCCATGGGCATGATGCTCACCGGCAAACCGATCACGGCGCCGGAGGCGCACGCACTCGGCATCGTCAACGAGGTCGTGGCGGCCGCGGACCTCGCGGCCGCCGCGGAGCGCTGGGCGAGCGCCATCCTGGAGTGCTCGCCGATCTCCGTGCGCGCCTCGAAGCAGGTGGCGCTGCTCAGCGAAGGCGTACCGCTGCAAGAGGCCATCGGGAACCGCTCCTACCCACTGATTAGCGCCCTGTTCGGCTCGGAGGACATGATGGAAGGGGTCATGGCCTTCGCGCAGAAGCGCAAGCCGCAGTGGAAGGGCAGGTGA
- the folP gene encoding dihydropteroate synthase, translated as MLAGIAVGDGYPVRIVGVINVSPESFHAGSVTRGAPALRQRARAMVAEGADILDVGAMSTAPYRQGSIDAREERRRLLAAVVAVCDAVAVPVSVDTQRAEVAAAALDAGAAIVNDVSGFAGDPEMAGVARRAGGVVLMARETERSTASPLRVVTACLRAALRRADAAGLPRERIVLDPGIGFFRQAAVPWHAFDCEVLARLQALRPLGHPLLVGVSRKSFVGYCTGRQDPADRLAGSLGATAVAVRNGAQLVRTHDIAATIDVVRIVEAILARAAKGGA; from the coding sequence GTGCTCGCCGGAATTGCCGTCGGGGACGGCTATCCGGTGCGCATCGTCGGTGTGATTAACGTCAGTCCCGAGTCTTTTCATGCGGGTTCGGTAACCCGCGGTGCCCCCGCCCTGCGGCAGCGGGCGCGGGCCATGGTCGCGGAGGGTGCCGACATTCTCGATGTCGGTGCCATGTCGACGGCGCCGTATCGGCAGGGGTCGATCGACGCCCGTGAAGAGAGGCGCCGGCTACTGGCGGCGGTGGTCGCCGTTTGCGACGCGGTGGCTGTGCCCGTTTCGGTCGACACGCAGAGGGCCGAGGTGGCGGCGGCGGCCCTGGATGCGGGGGCCGCGATCGTTAACGACGTCAGCGGGTTTGCCGGCGATCCGGAAATGGCTGGCGTGGCACGGCGGGCAGGCGGGGTCGTGCTCATGGCCCGGGAGACGGAACGCTCGACGGCGAGCCCGCTGCGCGTTGTTACCGCCTGCCTGCGTGCGGCCCTGCGACGTGCGGACGCGGCCGGGCTGCCGCGGGAGCGTATCGTTCTCGACCCGGGCATCGGATTCTTCAGGCAGGCGGCAGTCCCGTGGCACGCCTTCGATTGTGAGGTGCTGGCGAGACTACAGGCGCTGCGGCCTCTGGGGCATCCGCTGCTGGTCGGCGTGTCGCGCAAGTCGTTCGTCGGTTACTGTACGGGACGGCAGGACCCCGCCGACCGGCTGGCAGGGTCGCTCGGGGCGACTGCCGTGGCGGTGCGCAATGGTGCGCAGTTGGTGCGTACTCACGACATCGCCGCTACCATCGACGTCGTGCGGATCGTGGAGGCCATTCTGGCCAGGGCAGCGAAGGGCGGCGCGTAG
- a CDS encoding zinc-binding dehydrogenase translates to MSERTMRAARFHGGTAGLRLDRVPWPVPGPGEVVVRVAACGICGSDVHFLEGMPLPAPLPLTLGHEPAGIVETLGDGVTGWRAGDRVAIHLGTGCGACATCRGGNPTACRSMRSPGLHMDGAFADAVCVPASCLVRVPDGVELAAAAVATDCVASPYHGIVCRGRLTAGESVAVIGVGGLGAMAVRIARVLGARQVIAVDLSQVALERAAQRGADACVRIAPDEDPAQHVLALTDGGADLVIECVGRADTVASGVRSLRPGGRIVVVGVGLEPPRIDIPQAYFCVLELTVAGSFASHPHDLAEVLRLEAEGKLDILGSISHRLPLERVGEGLEMLRTKTGDPQRIVVEIGG, encoded by the coding sequence ATGAGCGAACGGACCATGCGCGCGGCGCGTTTTCACGGTGGCACTGCGGGGCTGCGCCTCGACCGGGTGCCGTGGCCGGTGCCGGGGCCCGGTGAGGTCGTGGTGCGCGTGGCGGCTTGCGGCATCTGCGGGTCGGACGTGCACTTCCTCGAAGGCATGCCGCTGCCGGCGCCGCTGCCGTTGACGCTCGGTCACGAGCCGGCCGGAATCGTGGAGACCCTCGGCGACGGGGTCACGGGGTGGCGGGCCGGCGATCGGGTAGCCATTCACCTGGGCACGGGTTGCGGCGCCTGCGCCACCTGTCGCGGCGGCAATCCCACCGCCTGTCGATCGATGCGCTCGCCGGGGCTGCACATGGACGGGGCGTTCGCCGATGCGGTGTGCGTGCCGGCCTCGTGTCTGGTGCGGGTGCCCGACGGCGTCGAGTTGGCGGCAGCCGCGGTGGCCACCGACTGCGTGGCCAGTCCTTATCATGGCATCGTCTGCCGCGGCAGACTCACCGCGGGCGAGAGCGTCGCCGTAATCGGCGTCGGCGGTCTCGGTGCCATGGCGGTGCGCATCGCCAGGGTTCTCGGGGCACGGCAGGTGATCGCCGTCGACCTTTCCCAGGTCGCGCTCGAACGTGCGGCGCAGCGGGGCGCCGACGCGTGCGTGCGCATCGCCCCGGACGAGGACCCTGCGCAGCACGTTCTGGCACTCACCGACGGCGGTGCCGACCTGGTGATCGAGTGCGTCGGGCGCGCCGACACCGTGGCTTCGGGCGTACGTTCGCTGCGTCCGGGCGGGCGCATCGTCGTGGTCGGGGTCGGCCTCGAGCCGCCGCGCATCGACATCCCGCAGGCATACTTCTGCGTGTTGGAGTTGACCGTCGCCGGCAGCTTCGCCTCGCATCCGCACGATCTGGCCGAGGTGCTGCGCCTCGAAGCGGAGGGCAAACTCGACATCCTGGGGTCGATTTCGCATCGCCTGCCGCTGGAACGGGTGGGGGAAGGACTGGAGATGCTGCGGACGAAGACGGGAGATCCGCAGCGGATCGTCGTCGAGATCGGGGGGTAA
- a CDS encoding DUF5060 domain-containing protein — translation MSGLRVPRSVLFCGAFAACLGAGGCGDNDGVTPVPTAATTATQWEPFEAVLERTVAEANPFDPATVEIDADFRSPAGDVLVVPAFVGRDYTRSLVGGFEKLAAAGELQWRVRFSPPAPGRWHWRWRVRTPLGTTETEWEALIVAPAAPGVHGLVRRSARDPRYLEHDDGTPFFAVGENLCWYDGRGTFAYDVWIERLAAQGVNYIRLWMPSWAFGLEWITRAVDGSVANSSLGNYTTRLDRAWQLDYVVDLARRHGIQIMLSIQNHGAFSLSNNSEWADCPYNAANGGPLARPREFFTDPEARRLFRQRLRYIVARWGYATNVMTWELWNEVDLADQPEGLALIDWHREMGRELRALDPYDRLVSTSLAWGDGVSLGALVKALWELEEIDYTQGHYYSFGIAVNFTEVLPRQARKLARYGKPVLIAEAGVDFRGPAETIAADPGGDGFHDILWSGVMGGTFGTGMSWWWDNVVDPRDQYFHFGPVAAFVRGVDFAGQEFAVTTADTTAPDGRPLRVFVLRGASVTLAWVKNMRHQWSAPDASVVTGATAVFDGLADGTWRATWFDTWGGGTTEGIGLVPAGGQLRLAVPEFARDIAVRLERAEG, via the coding sequence GTGTCTGGGTTACGTGTTCCGCGCTCCGTGCTCTTCTGCGGGGCGTTCGCCGCTTGCCTTGGCGCCGGGGGGTGCGGCGACAACGACGGTGTGACGCCGGTCCCGACGGCGGCAACGACGGCGACGCAATGGGAGCCGTTCGAAGCGGTTCTCGAACGGACGGTCGCCGAGGCGAACCCATTCGATCCGGCGACGGTCGAGATCGACGCCGATTTCCGGTCGCCGGCGGGCGATGTGCTGGTAGTCCCGGCATTCGTCGGACGCGATTACACGCGCAGTCTGGTAGGCGGCTTCGAGAAACTCGCGGCGGCCGGTGAACTGCAATGGCGGGTGCGTTTCTCGCCACCGGCGCCCGGCCGCTGGCACTGGCGTTGGCGCGTGCGTACGCCGTTGGGCACGACCGAGACGGAATGGGAAGCGCTGATCGTCGCGCCGGCGGCGCCCGGAGTGCATGGTCTTGTGCGGCGCAGTGCGCGCGACCCGCGTTATCTGGAACACGACGACGGCACGCCGTTTTTTGCGGTGGGGGAAAACCTCTGCTGGTACGACGGGCGCGGCACCTTCGCCTACGACGTGTGGATCGAGCGGCTGGCCGCGCAGGGGGTCAACTACATCCGTCTTTGGATGCCGAGCTGGGCGTTCGGTCTCGAATGGATAACCCGGGCCGTCGACGGTTCGGTGGCCAATAGTTCGCTGGGCAACTACACGACGCGACTCGACCGGGCCTGGCAGCTCGACTACGTCGTCGATCTCGCCCGCCGGCACGGCATTCAAATCATGCTGTCGATCCAGAACCATGGCGCCTTCTCGCTGAGCAACAACTCGGAGTGGGCCGACTGCCCGTACAATGCCGCCAACGGCGGGCCGTTGGCGCGGCCGCGAGAGTTCTTCACCGATCCCGAGGCGCGGCGGCTCTTCCGCCAGCGCTTGCGTTACATAGTGGCTCGGTGGGGTTACGCGACCAACGTGATGACGTGGGAGCTGTGGAACGAAGTGGATCTCGCCGATCAGCCGGAGGGGCTGGCGCTGATCGACTGGCACCGGGAAATGGGGCGCGAGCTACGGGCTCTCGATCCCTACGACCGACTCGTCTCGACCAGTCTCGCCTGGGGCGACGGGGTAAGTCTGGGTGCGCTGGTCAAGGCGCTCTGGGAGCTGGAAGAGATCGACTACACCCAGGGGCACTATTACTCGTTCGGGATTGCCGTGAACTTTACCGAAGTGCTGCCGCGTCAGGCGCGCAAGCTGGCGCGCTACGGCAAGCCGGTGCTGATCGCGGAGGCGGGCGTCGACTTCCGAGGGCCGGCCGAGACTATTGCCGCCGACCCCGGGGGAGACGGCTTCCACGATATTCTGTGGAGCGGTGTTATGGGAGGGACGTTCGGTACGGGCATGTCGTGGTGGTGGGACAACGTGGTGGATCCGCGCGATCAGTACTTCCACTTCGGACCGGTGGCAGCGTTCGTGCGTGGCGTCGATTTCGCGGGTCAGGAGTTCGCGGTTACGACGGCAGATACGACGGCGCCCGATGGACGGCCGTTGCGGGTGTTCGTATTGCGGGGCGCTTCGGTGACTCTCGCCTGGGTGAAGAACATGCGCCATCAGTGGAGCGCACCCGACGCGTCCGTGGTGACGGGTGCAACGGCTGTTTTCGATGGCCTCGCCGACGGCACCTGGCGGGCAACGTGGTTCGACACCTGGGGCGGGGGAACGACGGAAGGCATCGGCCTCGTCCCCGCCGGCGGGCAGCTTCGTCTCGCGGTCCCGGAGTTCGCACGCGACATCGCGGTCCGGCTAGAGCGGGCGGAAGGGTGA
- a CDS encoding radical SAM protein, whose product MVRAELSGHYRDDGRYPGVIVNVTNRCNLACTHCFVFRDGNPNEAPASSRDEPSDEDILEALTALRERHGIGYALWMGGEPLLRPGLLRKGVRLFGRNTITTNGTAPPIDLGPDVLYVISLDGPEDLNDALRGDGVFRRVMRTLARIPDGFGSPVQAQCVVTRRNERRLEELVVALRETRVGWMTFSFYVPRAGDTGPDAWATNEERAGAVREVQRLKARYPGFVRNTARSLELMLPPHAARVTAACPARDHLLPLYLDGDRFTTPFCCYGNDVDCDRCGAWVVFHMAARLDGLGSSGRSRGMNDEESMPRRED is encoded by the coding sequence ATGGTCCGTGCCGAACTGAGCGGCCACTACCGTGACGACGGGCGCTATCCGGGCGTCATCGTCAACGTTACCAACCGCTGCAATCTCGCTTGCACGCACTGTTTCGTGTTTCGCGACGGCAACCCCAACGAGGCTCCGGCCTCGAGCCGCGACGAGCCGAGTGACGAGGATATTCTGGAAGCCCTGACGGCGCTGCGTGAACGCCACGGCATCGGCTACGCACTCTGGATGGGCGGCGAGCCGCTGTTGCGGCCGGGGCTCCTCCGCAAAGGCGTACGCCTCTTCGGTCGCAATACCATCACGACCAACGGTACCGCGCCACCGATCGACCTCGGTCCCGACGTGCTTTACGTGATCAGCCTCGACGGGCCGGAGGACCTGAACGACGCGCTGCGCGGCGACGGAGTTTTCCGTCGCGTCATGCGGACGCTGGCACGGATTCCGGACGGGTTCGGATCCCCCGTCCAGGCCCAGTGCGTCGTGACGCGGCGTAACGAACGCCGCCTCGAAGAGCTGGTGGTCGCGCTACGCGAGACACGGGTCGGCTGGATGACGTTCTCGTTCTACGTGCCGCGCGCCGGCGACACGGGCCCCGATGCGTGGGCGACGAACGAGGAGCGCGCCGGGGCGGTGCGCGAAGTGCAGCGGCTCAAGGCGCGTTACCCGGGGTTCGTGCGCAACACCGCCCGCAGCCTCGAGCTCATGCTCCCACCCCACGCCGCGCGAGTCACCGCGGCGTGTCCGGCCCGCGACCATCTACTGCCGCTCTACCTCGACGGCGATCGCTTCACGACGCCATTCTGCTGCTACGGCAACGACGTCGACTGCGACCGCTGCGGCGCCTGGGTGGTGTTCCACATGGCCGCGCGTCTGGACGGCCTCGGGTCGTCGGGGCGTTCGCGCGGTATGAACGACGAAGAGAGCATGCCGAGACGAGAAGATTGA
- a CDS encoding Eco57I restriction-modification methylase domain-containing protein, translating into MKAFVPTPMETVDLMVDRLFRDVDVRPEHTVLDPGSGTGAFIEGIIRWCERRGLAVPHVVGVESDARLLAEARRRLKRHRSVELRENDFLACDAGLYDFVVGNPPYVAITGLSVTERSRYRQRYETARGRFDLYLLFFEQALMCLKPGGRLVFITPEKFLYVETAAPLRRILARRQLEEIRLVGENTFGTLLTYPAVTSVRNAASRGPTVLIGRTGETVSVTPSSDGSSWLPQMNGSSSSKSGATLNQICVRVSCGVATGADAVFVLRDDLIDPQLKPFAYPTVAGRELTLAGAEVHGRHAMLVPYTRNGQLLKESELGGLHAYLMNPGRRAKLTARTCVARKPWYAFHETPPLPVILRPKILCKDITAQPGFWLDRTGGIVPRHSVYYIVPKNPDSLEEICQYLNSELARRWLASNCQRAANGFLRVQSHVLKLLPIPHRLATIANRRTGDPAAANTGKQLGLPLRVLDADAV; encoded by the coding sequence ATGAAAGCCTTCGTACCTACGCCGATGGAGACGGTTGACCTGATGGTCGACCGGCTGTTTCGCGACGTGGATGTCAGGCCGGAGCACACGGTTCTCGACCCTGGTTCGGGCACCGGTGCCTTCATCGAGGGCATCATCCGGTGGTGCGAACGAAGGGGCCTTGCCGTCCCGCACGTCGTCGGCGTCGAGTCAGACGCCCGCCTGCTGGCTGAAGCCCGGCGAAGGCTTAAGCGCCATCGCAGTGTTGAGTTGCGGGAGAACGACTTCCTCGCGTGCGATGCAGGCCTGTACGATTTCGTGGTAGGTAACCCGCCCTATGTCGCGATTACCGGCCTGTCTGTGACTGAACGCAGCCGCTACCGCCAGCGTTACGAGACGGCGCGTGGGCGTTTCGATTTGTACCTCCTGTTCTTCGAGCAGGCCCTGATGTGTCTGAAGCCAGGTGGGCGTCTCGTCTTCATTACGCCCGAGAAGTTCCTGTACGTCGAGACGGCGGCGCCGCTTCGAAGAATCCTTGCAAGGAGGCAGTTGGAAGAAATTCGACTCGTTGGGGAGAACACCTTCGGCACGCTCCTCACCTATCCGGCCGTGACCAGCGTACGGAATGCAGCTAGCAGGGGGCCAACGGTCCTGATCGGGAGAACCGGTGAGACGGTTAGCGTCACCCCGTCAAGCGACGGTTCATCATGGCTTCCACAGATGAACGGTAGTTCCTCGTCCAAGAGCGGCGCCACACTGAACCAGATCTGCGTGCGGGTAAGTTGCGGTGTCGCGACGGGAGCGGATGCGGTCTTCGTGCTCCGCGACGATCTGATCGACCCGCAATTGAAACCGTTTGCCTACCCGACCGTTGCCGGTCGCGAGCTGACGTTGGCGGGCGCGGAAGTGCACGGTCGCCACGCCATGCTGGTGCCCTACACGCGCAACGGCCAGCTGCTTAAGGAGTCCGAGCTTGGCGGTCTCCACGCGTATTTGATGAATCCAGGGCGGAGAGCGAAGTTGACCGCGCGAACATGTGTCGCACGCAAACCCTGGTACGCGTTCCACGAAACCCCGCCGTTGCCGGTCATCCTGAGGCCCAAGATCCTGTGCAAGGACATCACCGCGCAGCCCGGATTCTGGCTCGACCGGACCGGGGGCATCGTCCCTCGTCATTCCGTCTACTATATCGTTCCGAAGAACCCGGACTCACTTGAGGAAATCTGTCAGTACTTGAACTCCGAACTTGCTCGGAGGTGGCTCGCCTCCAATTGTCAAAGGGCAGCGAACGGCTTCCTGCGCGTGCAAAGTCACGTGCTCAAGCTTCTCCCAATTCCTCACCGGCTTGCAACGATTGCGAACCGACGGACTGGTGATCCCGCTGCCGCCAATACTGGTAAACAGCTTGGCTTGCCCCTGAGAGTGCTCGATGCGGACGCCGTTTGA